In Mercurialis annua linkage group LG5, ddMerAnnu1.2, whole genome shotgun sequence, a single genomic region encodes these proteins:
- the LOC126681771 gene encoding uncharacterized protein LOC126681771 translates to MATEIFFITLKPFLDGSNYKVWKYMMENYLDMQGVDLLSVFLRGWTPPCDKNGVLLKSVEWSKEQEKENGMSRKDITTLLSSIAREEQGRIQHLNCAKQMWETLESYYEGTHQVKGKKLEFLLGEYEGFKGLSNEDVSSMTSRLLKIVHSLEQLGKFFKLNEINGKILRSLPILLWQPKTTAIIETHDLSTLRTDEFIGKLLLHDMSYIKLIQAEMEKEKSGIVAFKASTGALLKENKKESNEEELLRLTKRVNELKMKGNGNHGRSSSSRKSSKGGSKTFWDGDSQSDGDSHHDVNLCLMSFEEESTLEVNPQSFLSWDGIGVESHDACINVKNDIVDDIVDDDAQDGDDDIDSMLDELVIKCGDYKAKMLFFKNEASKAKDEMLVLTKEFHEPKFSNEVLKSSLESIPKQDSLSRFQKGKATLDTILVSQRCPTIKHGLGYNQNSSSSNRTIFVKSTLPQTSSIEAPPKLVKPIGAKKVHVQALRPKPFLAQKAKSNKGTKPSRHGNASQYSHKWKKKTRKNSHVHAFLNVNSCSHVCACSYETSRAKPPQMQSNVQLMSTKPISNHKVDDQWKLLENGNIGGEVSMLKLLSIFNNFLLMSYILLLSYVHKCIRTHRNNRKSIQSSLAKIEFLSKKMSSSISRP, encoded by the exons ATGGCAACCGAAATTTTTTTCATCACTCTCAAACCTTTTCTTGATGGTTCAAATTACAAAGTTTGGAAATATATGATGGAAAATTATCTTGATATGCAAGGGGTTGATCTATTGAGTGTATTCCTAAGGGGATGGACACCTCCATGTGACAAGAATGGAGTTCTTTTGAAGAGCGTAGAATGGTCTAAAGAGCAAGAGAAGGAAAATGGCATGAGTAGAAAAGACATCACTACTCTTCTCTCCTCAATTGCTAGAGAAGAACAAGGTAGAATTCAACACTTGAATTGTGCCAAGCAAATGTGGGAGACTCTAGAGAGCTACTATGAAGGTACTCATCAAGTTAAGGGTAAGAAGCTTGAGTTTCTTCTTGGAGAGTATGAAGGCTTCAAAGGCTTGTCTAATGAAGATGTTTCTTCTATGACTTCAAGGCTTCTAAAGATTGTTCATAGTCTCGAGCAACTTGGGAAATTCTTCAAGCTCAATGAAATCAATGGTAAAATCCTTAGATCCCTTCCTATTCTTCTATGGCAACCTAAGACCACCGCCATCATTGAAACTCATGACTTGTCCACCTTAAGGACGGATGAGTTTATTGGGAAGCTTCTTCTTCATGATATGTCTTACATCAAGCTCATTCAAGCCGAAATGGAAAAGGAGAAGAGTGGTATTGTTGCTTTCAAGGCTTCAACAGGTGCTCTTTTAAAAGAGAATAAGAAGGAAAGCAATGAGGAAGAACTCTTGAGGCTCACAAAGAGAGTGAATGAGCTCAAGATGAAGGGAAATGGCAATCATGGTAGATCCTCCTCTTCAAGGAAGAGTTCAAAGGGGGGTTCCAAGACTTTTTGGGATGGTGATTCTCAATCGGATGGTGATAGCCACCATGATGTCAACTTATGCCTCATGTCTTTTGAGGAGGAATCAACACTAGAGGTAAACCCCCAATCTTTTCTATCTTGGGATGGTATTGGTGTTGAATCGCATGATGCATGCattaatgttaaaaatgatattgttgatgatattgttgatgatgatgcTCAAGATGGTGATGATGATATTGATAGCATGCTTGATGAACTAGTAATTAAATGTGGCGATTATAAAGCCAAGatgttatttttcaaaaatgaagcTTCAAAAGCTAAAGATGAAATGCTCGTTTTAACAAAAGAATTTCATGAGCCTAAATTTTCTAATGAAGTTCTCAAGTCATCAttagaatctatccctaagcaag atTCACTTTCAAGATTTCAAAAAGGGAAGGCAACCTTGGACACAATTCTTGTATCTCAAAGATGCCCAACCATAAAACATGGACTTGGCTATAATCAAAATTCTTCTAGTTCTAATAGGACTATATTTGTGAAGTCCACtttgcctcaaacttcttctATAGAAGCTCCTCCTAAATTGGTCAAACCAATTGGGGCAAAGAAGGTGCATGTTCAAGCTCTTAGGCCTAAGCCATTCTTGGCTCAAAAGGCTAAGAGCAACAAGGGTACAAAACCCTCTAGACATGGCAATGCTTCTCAATATAGTCACAAATGGAAAAAGAAGACTAGAAAGAACTCACATGTTCATGCATTCTTAAATGTCAATTCTTGTTCACATGTTTGTGCTTGTTCATATGAGACCTCTAGAGCCAAGCCACCTCAAATGCAATCAAAT GTACAATTGATGTCCACTAAACCAATCTCAAATCATAAGGTGGATGATCAATGGAAGCTTTTGGAAAATGGCAATATAG GGGGAGAAGTTTCtatgctcaaattgctaagtaTTTTCAATAATTTCTTGCTTATGTCTTACATATTGCTTTTATCTTAtgtgcataaa tgtataaGAACTCATAGGAACAATCGGAAGTCCATTCAGAGCTCTCTAGCAAAAATCGAGTTTTTGAGTAAAAAGATGTCCAGTagcatatctcgcccgtga